A portion of the Cryptomeria japonica chromosome 5, Sugi_1.0, whole genome shotgun sequence genome contains these proteins:
- the LOC131060948 gene encoding pentatricopeptide repeat-containing protein At2g13600, which yields MIFTRHTYKKKITFTCFCFPVGFCHPNLSIFASAHLCTRRAHNDSTSNKGLPEVRLQHAHIIQTGFRYQDIYLQNKLVTSYVKCGKLGDACKVFDTMIERDVVSWTTLIAAHAKQGYCQDALNVFYQMCRVGVRPDHFTFSSVLPACRDLASVEQIHEQAIVNVVDSDVFVGNALLDRYAKCGSMDKARKVFDIMPIRDVVSWNSLIAGYGQHGRVGEASELFSEMPKRDLTSWNLMIAVYTQNGYIDNARKLFQEMPRQDVVSWNAMIAGYAQIGRLDEALELFHRIPQQNVVSWNAMIGGFSKNGHAEEALRLYRQMQFKGAKPNPQTFATVLSACADLEDLDQGKEIHEAIISFEYESNVIVASALVDMYAKCGSQENACEIFNNVRHRDVVLWNSMIAAHVYCGDIDNALKCFQNIPQRDTISWNSIIGGYARNGHTGEALKLFQEMPKRNVISWNTMITGYSQNGHAEEALELFRRMQSAGIKPNSQTFAGILPACANLGYLLQGKEIHEEIIRSGYWLDVFMGSALIDMYSKCGSIESAWCVFDKMPQQNVVSWNAMIAGYAIHGCSNEALKLFKDMQESCVNPDYVTFVGILSACCHAGLVDEGWQNFNLMTQYYNITPTAEHYSCMVGLLGKVGQLDEAKNLIDRMHIKPGSTIWLCLLGACKVHGNILLGKQVAEVLMSLNPKDAAPYVMLSNIYAASGKWDCTEKVWKTMKDGGLKKEFGCSWIEVNKQMHVFFASKVEF from the coding sequence ATGATATTCACCAGACATACCTACAAGAAGAAGATAACTTTTACATGCTTTTGTTTCCCGGTTGGCTTTTGCCATCCTAATTTAAGCATATTCGCTTCAGCCCATCTTTGTACACGAAGAGCGCACAATGATTCAACAAGCAACAAAGGGCTTCCAGAGGTCAGGTTACAACATGCCCACATCATTCAAACAGGTTTTAGATACCAGGACATATATCTGCAAAATAAGCTCGTGACTAGCTATGTAAAATGCGGTAAGCTGGGAGATGCATGCAAAGTGTTCGACACAATGATTGAACGAGATGTTGTTTCGTGGACCACGCTCATTGCTGCGCATGCCAAGCAGGGCTATTGCCAAGATGCCCTAAATGTGTTTTATCAAATGTGTCGGGTGGGTGTGCGTCCTGATCACTTCACATTTTCTAGCGTTTTGCCAGCATGTCGGGATCTTGCCTCGGTTGAACAAATCCATGAACAAGCAATTGTGAATGTAGTTGATTCTGATGTATTTGTGGGGAACGCCCTTTTAGACAGGTACGCCAAATGCGGCAGTATGGATAAAGCCCGCAAAGTGTTCGATATAATGCCAATACGAGACGTAGTGTCATGGAATTCACTGATCGCGGGGTATGGACAGCATGGACGTGTTGGGGAAGCCTCAGAACTCTTTAGTGAAATGCCCAAAAGAGATTTGACTTCATGGAATTTGATGATTGCAGTGTATACTCAGAATGGATATATTGACAATGCCAGGAAGCTATTTCAGGAAATGCCCAGACAGGATGTTgtgtcatggaatgcaatgattgcaggatatgcacagatTGGGCGTTTGGATGAAGCCCTAGAGCTTTTTCACAGAATACCCCAGCAGAACGtcgtctcatggaatgcaatgattggaGGCTTCTCAAAGAACGGTCATGCAGAGGAAGCCTTGAGACTTTATCGACAAATGCAATTCAAAGGTGCGAAACCTAATCCCCAAACTTTTGCAACTGTACTTTCAGCTTGTGCTGATTTGGAAGATCTGGACCAGGGTAAGGAGATTCATGAAGCTATAATTAGTTTCGAATATGAATCCAATGTTATTGTGGCCAGTGCCCTtgttgacatgtatgcaaaatgtggaagtcaGGAGAATGCATGTGAGATATTCAATAATGTGCGTCACCGGGATGTGGTGTTATGGAACTCCATGATTGCAGCACATGTTTATTGTGGAGATATTGATAACGCTTTGAAATGCTTTCAAAACATACCCCAACGGGACACAATCTCATGGAATTCCATCATCGGAGGATACGCACGGAATGGGCATACTGGCGAAGCCCTAAAACTTTTTCAGGAGATGCCCAAAAGAAACGTGATTTCATGGAACACAATGATCACAGGTTATTCTCAAAACGGCCATGCTGAAGAGGCTTTAGAGCTTTTTAGACGAATGCAATCTGCAGGCATAAAACCTAACTCGCAAACATTTGCTGGCATTCTCCCGGCATGTGCCAACTTAGGATATCTGTTACAGGGCAAGGAGATACACGAAGAAATAATTAGGAGTGGATACTGGCTTGATGTTTTCATGGGAAGTGCCCTCATAGATATGTACTCAAAGTGCGGGAGCATAGAGAGTGCATGGTGTgtttttgacaaaatgcctcagcaAAATGTTgtatcatggaatgcaatgattgcaggatatgccaTACATGGCTGTAGCAATGAAGCCCTCAAACTCTTTAAAGATATGCAGGAGTCATGCGTAAATCCAGACTATGTCACCTTTGTTGGCATACTGTCTGCTTGCTGCCATGCGGGACTGGTGGATGAGGGCTGGCAAAACTTCAACCTCATGACTCAATATTATAACATCACACCTACAGCAGAACACTATAGTTGCATGGTTGGTCTTCTTGGTAAGGTTGGACAACTGGATGAGGCAAAAAATCTTATTGATAGAATGCATATAAAACCTGGTTCAACTATTTGGCTGTGCTTACTTGGTGCCTGTAAAGTCCATGGCAATATTTTACTGGGAAAACAGGTTGCAGAAGTCCTTATGTCATTGAACCCAAAAGATGCTGCACCTTATGTGATGCTTTCCAACATATATGCCGCAAGTGGCAAATGGGATTGCACTGAAAAAGTGTGGAAAACAATGAAAGACGGGGGTTTGAAAAAGGAATTTGGCTGCAGTTGGATTGAAGTAAATAAACAAATGCATGTTTTTTTTGCAAGCAAGGTTGAATTTTGA